Below is a genomic region from Trichoderma asperellum chromosome 2, complete sequence.
CTGGCGCTCCTTTGGTACTTCTATCTTTTTGCTGTGCTTCTATCGTGAAGCTCAGTTTGGCTCTGCTAGTCTCCCACGATGCCTCAGCCATCGGAGCTGCTCCTTCGATATGCAGAGTGCACCGATGACGACAGCTACGACTCGGCCGTCGAAGACGAATTCTACAATGGCGAAGATCCTTGGGACGAGAATCCCTACAAGGGACGCGTTTTTCACAAGTTCGCAGAGCTACCTCCTGAGCTGCGAATCAAGATTTGGAAGCTTGGACTTGCTGGCCTAacccagcctcagcttctTGAATTCACCCTCCGGAGTTCTGTTCGAAAAGATCCCAACGAGATGGTGGCTGACGAGATCGGCATGCTGTATCCTCGTCGTTATCGCGATTGGACCATCACTGGCTCCCCCAGCCTTGTGCGCGCCACCGAGCTCAATCGCAATGTTATGGCCGTCAATCGAGAAGCCCGAGACGTTGCCCTCAAATTGCTTCCACACTCTGTCAAGATCAGAACACCAGCTGGCCACGGAATAGTGCATTTCGACCGGAATCGAGACATTATCCAGCTGAGGGGATATAATTACGAGGTCATGCACCCCTTTCCTGTCGAAGAAAGGTTTCCAGACTTTGTCTACCATTTCGATGGCTTTGCAGAGAACGTGGTACAGCTTGCGATTCGCCACAACGACTTTttcgacgaagacgaagacacCAGCGAGTATTTTACCCTTGCCCTCAGACAGTTCCAAAACCTCAAGCGACTATTTCTTCTCTCAACGCATGACAAATTCATTCCGAGCGACATTTTGTGGTGTGGCTCGGACTATATCTACGTGCACACGAGCATGATTACAGATGGTCGAAACGAGCCATTGTGGACAAAATGGTGTTGGCCCAATGCCGATGAGTATGACGACTTTACAAGAAACCAAGTCTGCGACCCCATCACACAGCTTTTACCGGCCGCGGCTCTGCCACTACTAAGAACCCGTGGCATCGAGCTATTTCCAATGGTCGTATTTGAGGATAAATATGGCTTAGAATTcttgaagaagttgaagggGAAGTGGGAACGCACCTATAACGAAGGCAACTTGCCATCCGAGTCAGAATCCTCCtccgacgaagaggaagaggagtcGGAACCCAACGAGTACGAAAGCGAAGGAATCGACGATTCCGAGATTGAAGAGGACGGCGAAGATGGGAGTAATTCTGAAAACGACAGTTTCTTCGATGACGACTCTGATAATGATGATCTCAGTGGTGCCGGCGTAGGGGAAATTGTGCCAGTATTTTCCGACcccgagccagagccagagccagaagTAGCTGGCGGTGCGAGACACTCTAGGAAGCGACGCATCGTAACTGActcagatgatgaagatgacgacatATCTGAGAGGTCGGGGAGAAAGCATGCTCGTACCGGCAGCTTCCCCGCACCAGATGAAGGTTCAGAGGATGAAGCTATCAGCAGGCCTAGTGGTGTTGGGAGGAGCCGAAGGCGCGCAGCTGTTGTTGatagcgatgacgacgaggaagatggcGGCGGTGCGCTCAGTAGCAAGCCTGACAAGCATGAAGCTAGTAAGAAAGCTGAagcaaagagaggaaaatCTGACAAGCGGACGGAAAccgacgaggatgacgacgatgatgatgatgaggaggaggaggaggaggaggaggaggaggaggaggaggaggaaattATGGATGTGAGGCGGCTAAGCCTGGCTTCCAGGCTTCAACAAATACGGGAAAGTCATCCATCCTCAGGTGAAGAATCCaacggcgaagaagaggacagtGACAACGTTactgatgacgatgatgacgatgacgcggatgacgacgaggatgaggagatgTATGGCGGTGGTCTTATTGACGGTTACGCAGATGAATCGGATGATTCAGGGGGTTACTAAACACTAACGGCTCTAATGAGGAAACGGCTTTTCAATAATTGGACGATTTTGGGTTTTTCATCTGGGACACTAAGTATCGGGGACATAAAGATTTAGATTTGAATACCACGGCTCATGTAGCAGCCTGctttgttttatatagttgATACTCTATCATCAACGTACCTGATGAAGACGTATCATATACAATTATAATGCTTGTCCTGAGGCCAAGAGGCTCACAAATTCTCTtatctttctctccctcgtTTCTGTCCTTTTTACTGTCGTGATACGCCATAGAAACGAATACCTTTCTGACCGGCTCAGTCCGTCAAACACCCTCTTTGCAATGTCATTCTCCTTTAACGCATTCGCAAAGTCTTCAGGAACCTCCATGGTCGCGGGTCCAGCGTAAGCCTTCTCCCACCGTCCATCCTCCTTTGCAGCATCCACCTCTGCAATCCCCGCGGGCTTCATCCTCCCTTCTGCCGTCAGCATCTCGACGCGCTGGACGTTGCGCTGAGACCAAAGgctccggcggcggcgaggcgtGAAGCGCTGCAGGTAGAAGTTTTCGTCAAGGGCTTTGCGCTGGCCGTCGATCCATCCGTGGCACAGGGAGATGTCGACGGCTTCTAGGTAGCCGACGGAGGGGACTTGGGCCAGGATGGATTTCTTGCTGAAGCGCAGCCAGATGCCGGCCGGAGTTGAGACGCCGCGTTGTAGGAGCCAGGCGTCGAAGTGGGAGGCCGATGGGAAACTGAGGGTTTGGGCTTCAGATGATGCCGAGATTGGCTTTGAAGCTGCCTTTGATTGTGCTCTTGATTTGGGTTGTGATGATTTGGTGGTTTTGGGTAATGGTTTGGGTTTGGCTGGCAGGCTGGCGGATGAAACACTTGATatggctggaagagatgcTGCTTCAGCCGCAGCTTTGGCTGCTCTTGACCTTGTCACTCTGCCAGCTGACATTGCTGTCTAATTGATTAGTTAGCGAGAATGGATATTGTATTTCTGAGTGGTAGAATGAACACGATTATGAAATAACAGATACTCGCGTCTTGGTCTAAATCGCCGTGAATATGTCTGACTTACCGATGCATGAATTCACGGCACAGCTGCTGGTATGTCAATGGGGCTAATGCTACTGCTCTTGGCGCGAGATTAACCGAAGCAAGATGTGCACATGAGAAGCATAAGCAGAATCAAAGTCGAAAACCAAGCCTATGAGCTGCAATATGTTGGGTGCGATTGAGGATCATGAAGTGATGGATTTGAAATCGACAGCGTCAGTGCATGTAGGGGGTACCAAGAGGCGCTATAACGCTGGGTAGTAGCACTATAGGCTCTCCCAAAGCGTCAGATGGAAACGCCTAGCCGTCAAGTGACCATCAGCTCTCTGGAGCCTGCGACGCCATTCTttcagcatcatcacatcTTGAAGTCTCAAAATCTATTTACAACGCTTGCAATACGCTGCCTGGTGACAACTCCTTCTATATACAACGGCTATCTATCCTCTTGATGAAATTGACCATGATACGCCTAGCAAACGAATTCAGCCTCATTCTTTAaacatctccagcagcttctgaACTGGCCACGCTCGCGCGTCCCGATACTTTTCTACCACGCCCCGAAGCGCCTGTCGCTCGTATCGATCTGTGAAAAAGTCGCCATACAGCTGaatgccaatggcagcatTCAACAGTGCCGGGGGTGAGGCTGGATGACAGAGGGCGATGCCACACAGATCTAGTAGCAGAAGTCGGACGTCGTTTTCAGCCTTTCTCCAATCGGCGCGAGATGCCGTTGGCCGTCTAAGAGCATAAGTTAGGATCGAGTCAAGGTagatgggaagaagaaagaaaaacctGAGAAGCGGGCTCTCGCCAACCAGCACCGATTTGGCCATGATGCTCTGCTGAATACTCGTCACTTCAAGATTTGATCCGTACCAGATGGTAGGAAAGATTTctcccttggccttgtctgCTGCTCTCCTGAAGATGGGCTGGAAATTGGCAAGAATTTCGCGTTCAAGATATTGTTGCTGGTCCATAAGCCTCGCTACGCTGTTGCGTTAGTTGTCTGCGGTTATATACGTTTTGCGTTTTCACAACAACTCACTCCATTCGCGCTCAGATCCGTCTTCCCAGCGCCATTTGGCAGTTTGTATGGTATGCATAACCGTTTTGTTGGCCTTTGATGCGCTATGCCACAGCTCTATCGAGGGAAACAGCTGTGGCGGCTGTTTTCGAGTGAATGAGTGGTAAATTTCCTGTCGAAGCGCCATCCAGTATGCGGCCTGAATGAGACTCCTTCGACCAAACAACGTTTGCGATGCCGAGCTCCTCAATACAGAATTGATAATTGGGAGGAAATTCACCTTGCTAGAATGCAAGTGAGCATCGTCGCTTTGGTGGTTGCCGCCAACATTCGCCGGAgcatcatcgtcctcttcgtcgaTTTCTTCCAGCTGGCGAAGTATGACAGCAGTGGCAATAATACTATCCCgataatcatcatcatcaatctcaTGAAAGTGCCGAAGCGCAGGGATACATTTTAGCATGTACTCGACAGCGTCATGTTCGCTCAGGTTGGGAATAAGTTGCCCGTGATATAGGATCCCAGCGGGAGTTCTATACTGGGGGAGACGACTAAGATGGCGAGCAGCAACGGCAAAGATTGCGTTGAGAAGATGCGGGTGATGATGAGCTCGCCGAGGGACAGCAAGCTGAAAATGGCGATCTTCGTCACACAAGTCAAACTAGCCAAGAGTTAATACATTGCCATGGACTAGACATCTTCAACAAATGGTATGGACAAAGGCTTACCCAATGAGCAATCTCTTCAATAAAATACCTGAAAAGGCAAGCTTCTCGAGTGTCTTCTAGGGGGAAACGGCGTTGGAGGGTCTCATCTTCCTGAGATGATATTACACTTGGCACGTAGCGGTCATATAAGGAGGCGTATGAAGCAGAAGCATCATCAGTGGGGTACGATGCAGCAGGGTGTGTCACAGAAGAATAATGGTCTGCCTCCCCTTGTCCGCGAGGTCGAATGTGGGGACCATATTGAGGAGACGGCCGCTCGTCGTATGGATGTTCCTGAGCTCGGAATGATGCAGCTTCAGGGGTTTGCTCCTCGGAATGGTTGCTCAGATGAGGCGAGTGAGTCGAAGGTGAACCAAGCGAAGGACCCGCGTTCGATGCAACATGATATGGGTGCTGGTTGGCTGCGCCGGGAGAAGCCGCAATCCATCCCTCAGATGCTCCATGCTGATCAGGGCTCTCCTGGCTCACCACCGAGGAGCCGCCTCCTTGGGAGTGGAAACGAACTGCGCTTGTGATTAGCAGCCAATACCGCAGATGCCTACGCCCAGCACCAGCTTGGAGAAGCAAGTAGATGGAAACTCTAAGCACCAAAAGGAACGAGACCATCATGGCCCAGCCTACGTACAGTGTTTTACTTCGCTGTTCACCCATTTCTGCTCTTTGGAGAAGTTGACAACTGAGCCATGGCGGAAGACAGTCCTCTTAGCTGGACGAGTGCATGGTAAGAGTTTCGACTGGCACCGCCGACACTTGGGGCGTTCCTCGTCACCTACGGTGGATTGCCAGTTATGGCAAGCTGTTAGCAACGCCTAAGTTTAAAGACTCGTCCCGCCAGCATCACATATCCGCCATCCATAGGTCAATATACAGCCCAGCCTCCAATGCAGGAATATGCTTCgttgtacatgtacagaTGGCAATTGGACCCTCTCAAGAGAAGACGATATGCCACGGCAACCAGTGTGGAGAAGTGAGTGGATAGAATGATGAAATCTCACATTTGACGTGCTTTTCTGTGAACAGGAGTCTAATTAATGTCTAGATTCGAGATTGCAATTATCGGGGAGGTCTGCCCACGGACCTTTGCACTGGAGGCACGGATGCTTCACTGCAGGCATGAAGTGTTATGAAGCCCAGGCGGCTTCACCTCAACCAGATTCTCCGCTATGGGCCGTGGCCTGATAAGAGCAGCCCGCAACGCCTGATAGAAGGAACCCGGAACAGCTGATGAGAGGTCCCTATGAGTCGACAAAGACGCGGCGAGCTCGAAGAGTGGGCGGATAGACTGAAAGTGAGGGCGAAGCGAGAGCCGGCGAAGAGAGCCTGATTCGGCCAAAGGTCGGGCTTCCAGAACGAGAGGGCTTCCCCATTTCTTTTAGTAAGCGTCGGCGATAGTTTCCTTGGAGGTGGGCGGAGAACGAGCCTAAGCCTAAAGAGGGGCTTTTTGATGGACATACAGCTTGTGGACAGTACGGAGATGAAGGCTTCTTGTGATCTGTGCACAGCGTGTAAGTGCTGAAGAAGTCAATCTCAACTTCGACACATGCAATATTCCGCAGCTTCAATCAAACAACAATTATTGTAACATGGTTCGCTCGTTTTGTTGGTTTTCACGTTCATTAAGGGTCTTTTGGCTATGTATCAGTCAAAGATGTTGAACTAGTCGTGCTCCGCGAAAAGCTGTGAATCCTTCACTAGTAGCCTCGTTACCAGCGCTCACCGTTTGTACCCATCGAAGCAATCATATTGTATTCACTCCCAGTCTTCCAAGACGCATATAATCAAACATTCAAGCAGCCACCCACCCGTCCTAATCATGAGTCATCAATCTTTGGATAATGATTCTGCCTGCACCACAGCCTCTCAGCCGCGGCGTCTACCCTACACTGGTTCATGCCATTGCGGGAATATTCGCTATGTCGTCTTCCTGACTCTCCCTCCTGCATCGCTTGTCGGTGTTACTAAACCGCCGCCATCGCGAGGAGTTCAGCACATGTACAGATGTAATTGCACGATCTGCCACAAGACGGGGTTTCTGCATGTCCGTCCTGCGTCTGCATTCGATGACTTCTTCCTGCTGTCTCCGCTAGACCCGCTCGACAGCTTGGGCGATTATCAGTTTAATAAGCAGACGCTGCACAATCTCTTTTGCAAGACCTGCTCGGTACGATGTTTCACCATCCATGGCGAGGGAGAAATCGTCGAGACTAGTCTGCTAAAAGCAATTGTCTTCCCTGGTACCACGCCTAGCTCTGAGGGTGAATCCGTCTCTGTCAAGGCTTGGAGACTCAAGCCGGTAGAATTGACTGAAGGCATCCCTCACAAGGGCTCATATCTCAGCGTCAATGGGCATACAGTTGATGCCGGACAGGAGGGGTTTGATCTGAGAGAGTGGGTGGAAAGCAAATCTATCGGATATATTGATATCCTTCATGGGCGCGATGAAAGGAAGCCGGCCCGTTGTGATAGGCCACAAATAGGTGGCTCATACTAAAAACCGGCAAATACAAGGTGATGACCTCTTGATTTAAGGTTATTTTCTTCACGGGGTTAGCATCTTGACCCTGTGTGAAGTGGAGAGACCTCGTGGTATTGCAGAAGCTGGATTCTTGCAGTCAGTTTGCTATTCTTGCgcgattaaaaaaaaaaaaagaacatgtTGTATCGTGTATTGTATCAAACTGAAGCAGATTTCGCAACTCAAACGATAATTACATAGAATATCAATAACTCCCTGCTCTGCCCAATCTGCTCCCAAATCAATCGGTATTCATCGCCTTCATAATCTCGTAATTCATTGCGCCGTTATCCGAATCTCAAAGAGCCTTGACCAACACCGAAAAGTACAAATCGTCTCTCAGCGCCTTCCCGCTCACAAGACTGTCGTAGGGGaaaggcttcttcttttccgttCTCTGGTAACCTCTACGCAGATAATACTGTATTAATTCCTCGCGAGTCCAAATGAcgctcatctccatctcagaCAACCCCCAGGTCTGCTTGGCGTATTCTTCTGCCCTGGCCAAAACGATGCGCCCAATGCCTCCGGCTTGACGCAGCGGGTTTACAGCAAATAGGCCAAAGTATCCAACTGTGTCGTTTTGCTTGAGAATTTCGCAGCATGCAATCATGTCGCCAGTTGCATCGTGGGCAACAAGAACCGCGCCAAATGGCTCATTGATCTTAGCAAGGACTCCTTCTAGGTCTATTCGCTGATCGTCGACAAGGTCTGCTTCAGTGGTCCAACCAGCGCGGCTAGACTCGCCTCGGTATGCCGAGCGCACCAATGCAAGGACAGTTGGAGCATCCTCGGGCACGGCTTTGCGGATTGACAGAGAGATTGGCGCCATTGGAAGGATTTAGGCGTGCAGACTGTGTATGAGTGGTGGATTTGAGTAGTCAAACGAAAGCGGTCTTTGCAACAAAACACAGTGAAATATCAATGCAACTTGCAACTATTATGAAAGTGAATCGCTGTCCGTGTTATCGGAGAGAGCGATGATGCCCATCTCTTATAAGAGACTCAGTGCAACGAGAAAAGCCACTGAATAGTAAACATGCGCTTGTGCTTCGTACTATCGACGGTCAGTCTTCTAAACACTTCCATGTCCCCACATGCAGTCTGTAAGGCGGTTGTCGCACTAAGGCGTAGGATTGACATTTTCGACATGCCTAAGCCTGACTCGTGGAAAAGAAGACGCCACTCGACGACGTTCGTCCGAGTCCCCCAATTCCCCTGGAAGCCAACAGTCGCCATGCAACGCCACGAAAGGATTGTCCGATCGCATCCGATACTTCTTCGGGTCTAACACCACGCAGTTTTGCGCCACATGTTCAATTGAAtactactatgtatgtatgtatacagCCAGATAAGCCTGTAATATCGCCCACCTAAACGCCTTGTACCTATTAGGCAAGATGCCGTCTGCCTAGTTGATTACCTATTGCTTACACGGGATTGAAAAGCACACTGAATTGCCCTCCTCTGTGCTTCCACTGGTCTGAAAGGACTCCATGGACGCTCGTCGGTCTCGCACGAATTTGGGCCAGGTGTTGGTTAGTACCAGATACTTGATGCTCTTCTCGGCGTCGTCAAAGATAGTCTGATCGAAGCCGTCCGGAATGTCTCCCCAATACTGAacgccatcaccgccgaaGCTTTCGCTTTCAGAAACCGATTTGGGAGCCTCGGAAGATGAATGTGCAGAGCCGGGCTTGTTCCACTCGGGGCAGTTGAAGGGCGTCGCGGGATTGATTGCTTGCTTTTCGCCATACATGGAACGCGCAGGCTCTTCAAAGACTGATGCGAGCTTCTTGAGTTCTGCCGATGAGATGTTGATTGGGAATGCCGCATCGGTGGCGCTGATGTACTCGGTGTAGATGCGCAAAGCGCGGTTGAATCGCTCTCGAACCAGCTCCCGCCTGTTCTCCTCGGATACGTCGCTACTGCGATTACGGACCGAAGCGGGAAATGAGGATTTCCATTCTCCAACGCTCGTCAAGAATGCAATATTCTCCCCCGAGAAATCTCTCAATGCGGAGAATTGTTGCAAGGGCTCGGGGTTCCTCGCTAGCACATACTCGAGGGCGCTTAGTGTAAGAATAGATTCAACGGAAGACGTCTTGACGGAGCTGTTGGTGGACTTCCACCCCGTTTTGATGGACTCTATGATTGTCGATTTGGATTTGAATGATCGGATTGCTTTGCCCAATGTCTTGTTGTTCTCCCACTGGGCAATCGTATTCAGTGTCTCTTGACAGAGCGCTTGATGACACAAGACTTCCCAGCACGGTAAGAAGACGGTAAATATTTCCATCAGCCAAATAGAGAGCGCAATCCTATGACAGGAGTCAATGGTCAGCGTTTCTTTCTAAGGGGCGAGATGCACTTCTTAAAGCTTACCACTGAGGAGGGATCCAGTACTGATTAATTACTTCCATACCCGGGACATACAGAGCAATGAGCCACATGGGTGCTGCATGAAGCCTTTGTATCTGTCAGTAAAAACGCTCATAGAGGCAAACAGGTTTATATGCTGCTCACTGACCCAGAAATTGCACACAAAATTGTCTGAGTTCGCCATCCTTGCGTGTCATGAATATCTCGAGCGCGCCACAGCGTGAGAGGCGCAACAATCCATGCCCAGAAGAATTGCCAGAAGATGGAAGGCGTCCTATTCTCACTCCGCATTAGTACGCAAACGTAGCCGTCGGAGAGATTTCAATTCAAAAACTCACCACTCCCAGCCTCGGCCCATCTGAACTTTCTGCTCCATCTCAGTCCCAGACACCTCGGTGCCTGGGATGCCCCAAGAGCTATGCCATTTCCGGGAGATGAGGTACATGAAAACTGCCATGAATAGCTGCGAAGAAGATTGTTAGTCCGTGGCGTGTAAAACTTTAAAACATAGCCCTACGAATAAGAATGCGCGGATAGGCTGAACTCACCTGGAAAAACATTCCAGAGCTGACTAGAATCACTGCCTTGGCTGAGTAGTCAAGTTCCCGAAAGCGCTCGAGAATGCCACCCGCTTTGCTGGGCTTGTACGAATTGGGAACATTGGGAATACCGGCCTTGTCGACAAACTGCTTCTGGCGTTGTGCCACGTGAAGAAAACGAGTGTTTGAAGCGTGGAACAGGCCAATACCAAGAGGCAGGTATGTGCCCATGATCCAATACTGCATGTCTCCAGGATAGAGCGGCCCAAAGACATAGCCAAGCTGCACTGATGCCCAGTAGAGATGAAGGAATAGGATGGAAGACAGCGATAGCCAGATACCCCGAATCTTCAGCATGGACATCTGGCGATGGTGGATTAAGAAGCCCATACCCCAGAGCAACAACACGGTCCAGGTGGCGGTCCAGCAAATCCACCATATGCCAACGCCGTTAATCCTTGGTCTGGGCGTGGAATCCGCCGTGAGACCCAGTTCGGAGCC
It encodes:
- a CDS encoding uncharacterized protein (EggNog:ENOG41); the protein is MPQPSELLLRYAECTDDDSYDSAVEDEFYNGEDPWDENPYKGRVFHKFAELPPELRIKIWKLGLAGLTQPQLLEFTLRSSVRKDPNEMVADEIGMLYPRRYRDWTITGSPSLVRATELNRNVMAVNREARDVALKLLPHSVKIRTPAGHGIVHFDRNRDIIQLRGYNYEVMHPFPVEERFPDFVYHFDGFAENVVQLAIRHNDFFDEDEDTSEYFTLALRQFQNLKRLFLLSTHDKFIPSDILWCGSDYIYVHTSMITDGRNEPLWTKWCWPNADEYDDFTRNQVCDPITQLLPAAALPLLRTRGIELFPMVVFEDKYGLEFLKKLKGKWERTYNEGNLPSESESSSDEEEEESEPNEYESEGIDDSEIEEDGEDGSNSENDSFFDDDSDNDDLSGAGVGEIVPVFSDPEPEPEPEVAGGARHSRKRRIVTDSDDEDDDISERSGRKHARTGSFPAPDEGSEDEAISRPSGVGRSRRRAAVVDSDDDEEDGGGALSSKPDKHEASKKAEAKRGKSDKRTETDEDDDDDDDEEEEEEEEEEEEEEEIMDVRRLSLASRLQQIRESHPSSGEESNGEEEDSDNVTDDDDDDDADDDEDEEMYGGGLIDGYADESDDSGGY
- a CDS encoding uncharacterized protein (EggNog:ENOG41), which gives rise to MSAGRVTRSRAAKAAAEAASLPAISSVSSASLPAKPKPLPKTTKSSQPKSRAQSKAASKPISASSEAQTLSFPSASHFDAWLLQRGVSTPAGIWLRFSKKSILAQVPSVGYLEAVDISLCHGWIDGQRKALDENFYLQRFTPRRRRSLWSQRNVQRVEMLTAEGRMKPAGIAEVDAAKEDGRWEKAYAGPATMEVPEDFANALKENDIAKRVFDGLSRSERYSFLWRITTVKRTETRERKIREFVSLLASGQAL
- a CDS encoding uncharacterized protein (EggNog:ENOG41~TransMembrane:1 (o511-530i)), translating into MGEQRSKTLYVGWAMMVSFLLVLRVSIYLLLQAGAGRRHLRYWLLITSAVRFHSQGGGSSVVSQESPDQHGASEGWIAASPGAANQHPYHVASNAGPSLGSPSTHSPHLSNHSEEQTPEAASFRAQEHPYDERPSPQYGPHIRPRGQGEADHYSSVTHPAASYPTDDASASYASLYDRYVPSVISSQEDETLQRRFPLEDTREACLFRYFIEEIAHWFDLCDEDRHFQLAVPRRAHHHPHLLNAIFAVAARHLSRLPQYRTPAGILYHGQLIPNLSEHDAVEYMLKCIPALRHFHEIDDDDYRDSIIATAVILRQLEEIDEEDDDAPANVGGNHQSDDAHLHSSKVNFLPIINSVLRSSASQTLFGRRSLIQAAYWMALRQEIYHSFTRKQPPQLFPSIELWHSASKANKTVMHTIQTAKWRWEDGSEREWTRLMDQQQYLEREILANFQPIFRRAADKAKGEIFPTIWYGSNLEVTSIQQSIMAKSVLVGESPLLRRPTASRADWRKAENDVRLLLLDLCGIALCHPASPPALLNAAIGIQLYGDFFTDRYERQALRGVVEKYRDARAWPVQKLLEMFKE
- a CDS encoding uncharacterized protein (EggNog:ENOG41~TransMembrane:1 (o12-31i)), giving the protein MPAVKHPCLQCKEKHVKCDEERPKCRRCQSKLLPCTRPAKRTVFRHGSVVNFSKEQKWVNSEVKHFRFHSQGGGSSVVSQESPDQHGASEGWIAASPGAANQHPYHVASNAGPSLGSPSTHSPHLSNHSEEQTPEAASFRAQEHPYDERPSPQYGPHIRPRGQGEADHYSSVTHPAASYPTDDASASYASLYDRYVPSVISSQEDETLQRRFPLEDTREACLFRYFIEEIAHWFDLCDEDRHFQLAVPRRAHHHPHLLNAIFAVAARHLSRLPQYRTPAGILYHGQLIPNLSEHDAVEYMLKCIPALRHFHEIDDDDYRDSIIATAVILRQLEEIDEEDDDAPANVGGNHQSDDAHLHSSKVNFLPIINSVLRSSASQTLFGRRSLIQAAYWMALRQEIYHSFTRKQPPQLFPSIELWHSASKANKTVMHTIQTAKWRWEDGSEREWTRLMDQQQYLEREILANFQPIFRRAADKAKGEIFPTIWYGSNLEVTSIQQSIMAKSVLVGESPLLRFFFLLPIYLDSILTYALRRPTASRADWRKAENDVRLLLLDLCGIALCHPASPPALLNAAIGIQLYGDFFTDRYERQALRGVVEKYRDARAWPVQKLLEMFKE
- a CDS encoding uncharacterized protein (EggNog:ENOG41), translating into MSHQSLDNDSACTTASQPRRLPYTGSCHCGNIRYVVFLTLPPASLVGVTKPPPSRGVQHMYRCNCTICHKTGFLHVRPASAFDDFFLLSPLDPLDSLGDYQFNKQTLHNLFCKTCSVRCFTIHGEGEIVETSLLKAIVFPGTTPSSEGESVSVKAWRLKPVELTEGIPHKGSYLSVNGHTVDAGQEGFDLREWVESKSIGYIDILHGRDERKPARCDRPQIGGSY
- a CDS encoding uncharacterized protein (EggNog:ENOG41) produces the protein MAPISLSIRKAVPEDAPTVLALVRSAYRGESSRAGWTTEADLVDDQRIDLEGVLAKINEPFGAVLVAHDATGDMIACCEILKQNDTVGYFGLFAVNPLRQAGGIGRIVLARAEEYAKQTWGLSEMEMSVIWTREELIQYYLRRGYQRTEKKKPFPYDSLVSGKALRDDLYFSVLVKAL
- a CDS encoding uncharacterized protein (EggNog:ENOG41~TransMembrane:7 (o20-43i55-77o89-106i154-175o211-229i241-262o277-298i)) produces the protein MGSELGLTADSTPRPRINGVGIWWICWTATWTVLLLWGMGFLIHHRQMSMLKIRGIWLSLSSILFLHLYWASVQLGYVFGPLYPGDMQYWIMGTYLPLGIGLFHASNTRFLHVAQRQKQFVDKAGIPNVPNSYKPSKAGGILERFRELDYSAKAVILVSSGMFFQLFMAVFMYLISRKWHSSWGIPGTEVSGTEMEQKVQMGRGWEWTPSIFWQFFWAWIVAPLTLWRARDIHDTQGWRTQTILCAISGLHAAPMWLIALYVPGMEVINQYWIPPQWIALSIWLMEIFTVFLPCWEVLCHQALCQETLNTIAQWENNKTLGKAIRSFKSKSTIIESIKTGWKSTNSSVKTSSVESILTLSALEYVLARNPEPLQQFSALRDFSGENIAFLTSVGEWKSSFPASVRNRSSDVSEENRRELVRERFNRALRIYTEYISATDAAFPINISSAELKKLASVFEEPARSMYGEKQAINPATPFNCPEWNKPGSAHSSSEAPKSVSESESFGGDGVQYWGDIPDGFDQTIFDDAEKSIKYLVLTNTWPKFVRDRRASMESFQTSGSTEEGNSVCFSIPCKQ